In a single window of the Micromonospora inositola genome:
- a CDS encoding carbohydrate ABC transporter permease, translating to MLVVGLVVMVGPFVWMLLSSLKPEGEIRLVPPTWWPHHPTLGNYRDLFARLNFPTYFLNSAIVAGLITLGNLMFCSAVGYALAKLRFPGRRALFGLVLGSVMVPGMVTFVPLFVLVANMGLTNTYAGLVLPFLAWALGAFLMRQFMLSIPDELIESARVDGAGEIRIFLRVVLPLCRPALAALGILSFLTFWNSFLWPLVVATTEDKYTLPVALALFSVGQNQTRFGLLLAGSVVVVLPVLIIFLLLQRHFVRGISTTGLK from the coding sequence GTGCTGGTGGTGGGACTCGTGGTGATGGTCGGCCCGTTCGTGTGGATGCTGCTGTCATCGTTGAAGCCGGAGGGCGAGATTCGGCTCGTCCCACCCACCTGGTGGCCGCACCACCCGACGCTCGGCAACTACCGGGACCTGTTCGCCAGGCTGAACTTCCCCACGTACTTCCTGAACTCGGCGATCGTCGCCGGCCTGATCACCCTCGGCAATCTGATGTTCTGCTCGGCGGTCGGCTACGCCCTGGCCAAGCTGCGCTTTCCGGGCCGCCGGGCGTTGTTCGGTCTGGTCCTGGGGTCGGTGATGGTCCCCGGCATGGTGACCTTCGTCCCGCTGTTCGTGCTGGTCGCCAACATGGGCCTGACCAACACCTACGCCGGTCTGGTGCTGCCCTTCCTGGCCTGGGCGCTGGGAGCTTTCCTCATGCGCCAGTTCATGCTGTCCATCCCGGACGAGCTGATCGAGTCCGCAAGGGTGGACGGCGCCGGCGAGATCCGGATCTTCCTCCGCGTGGTCCTGCCGTTGTGCCGCCCGGCGCTCGCCGCCCTCGGCATCCTCAGCTTCCTCACGTTCTGGAACAGCTTCCTGTGGCCGCTCGTGGTGGCCACGACCGAGGACAAGTACACCCTTCCAGTCGCCCTCGCCCTGTTCAGTGTGGGCCAGAACCAGACCAGGTTCGGGCTGCTGCTCGCCGGTTCCGTGGTGGTGGTGCTGCCCGTGCTGATCATCTTCCTCCTGCTCCAGCGGCACTTCGTGCGCGGCATATCCACCACCGGCCTGAAATAG
- a CDS encoding ABC transporter permease yields the protein MIGFGLRLAVAGGREALTRLVIIAAAVAVGAGLLLATFAGVNAVNAQLTRYASMYPHASPGGDADPLWWSTREDYFHGKQITRIDVAATGPSPPTPIGIPATPGPGEYYASPSLQKLLSANPADQLGDRYPGHDLGTIGSAALPSPDALLVIVGGTPEGVAKLPFAKQLTSVGDNIPALPETTVDLILGVIAGGLLFPVLIFIGTATRLSAARREQRFAAMRLVGATPKQISVVAAVEATAAAVAGTALGFILFFAFRGSLANIPFTGMPFFTSDMSLGVLDVLLVALGVPAGAAVAAQISLRRVRISPLGVTRRVTPRPPRAYRLIPLVLGVGVLAFAIGHRPETSDGQTAVFLPGLLLIMAGLVLAGPWLTMVGARLMARRASRPAALIAARRLADNPKAGFRAISGIMLALFVTSVAVGVITTIVANRGPAPIGSTDAGTLSTVFVENPPRSVPDTVLADLRSIPGVQTATVVRENPVNAGAHEPGVVACTDIPKAYGRCADGATVAEVPMDFIPFRGSASATRMWPAASVPLGDLQRLPVTSLVVGTDGSAAALERSRTVLESAYPTFWVAPNVPGDFESDFADTLRGWQQLANVIIIASLALAGCSLAVSVVGGLSERKRPFSLLRLSGAPVRVLRRVVALETAVPMLAVAVVAVGMGFLAAQLFLKAQMEYTLTAPSVGFYAIVAVGLAACLGIIASTLPLLERITGPETARSE from the coding sequence ATGATCGGCTTCGGGCTACGCCTCGCCGTGGCCGGCGGCCGGGAGGCGCTGACCCGCCTCGTCATCATCGCCGCCGCCGTCGCGGTGGGCGCCGGGCTGCTGCTGGCCACCTTCGCCGGGGTCAACGCCGTCAACGCGCAGCTCACGCGGTACGCGTCGATGTACCCCCACGCGTCGCCGGGCGGCGACGCGGATCCACTGTGGTGGTCGACGCGAGAGGACTACTTCCACGGCAAGCAGATCACCCGCATCGACGTCGCCGCGACCGGACCGAGCCCGCCCACCCCGATCGGCATTCCGGCGACGCCTGGGCCGGGGGAGTACTACGCCTCGCCGTCGTTGCAGAAGCTGCTGTCCGCCAACCCAGCCGACCAGCTCGGCGACCGCTACCCCGGACATGACCTCGGCACCATCGGTTCGGCGGCGCTGCCGTCGCCGGACGCCCTGCTCGTCATCGTCGGCGGCACCCCCGAAGGGGTCGCCAAGCTACCCTTCGCCAAGCAGCTCACCAGCGTCGGCGACAACATTCCCGCGCTCCCCGAGACCACGGTGGACCTCATCCTGGGCGTGATAGCCGGCGGACTGCTGTTTCCGGTGCTGATCTTCATCGGCACGGCCACCCGGCTCAGCGCCGCCCGCCGCGAGCAGCGGTTCGCCGCGATGCGCCTGGTCGGCGCGACGCCGAAGCAGATCTCCGTGGTCGCAGCGGTCGAGGCGACCGCCGCGGCCGTCGCCGGCACCGCCCTCGGTTTCATCCTGTTCTTCGCGTTCCGCGGCTCGCTCGCGAACATCCCGTTCACCGGCATGCCGTTCTTCACCAGCGACATGTCGCTGGGTGTGCTGGACGTCCTGCTCGTCGCGCTCGGCGTTCCGGCCGGCGCGGCGGTGGCGGCGCAGATCTCGCTGCGCCGCGTCCGGATCTCCCCGCTCGGCGTCACCCGGCGGGTCACCCCCCGCCCCCCGCGCGCGTACCGGCTGATCCCGCTCGTGCTCGGCGTCGGCGTGCTCGCCTTCGCCATCGGCCACCGGCCCGAAACGTCCGACGGCCAGACCGCGGTGTTCCTGCCCGGGCTCCTGCTCATCATGGCCGGCCTGGTCCTCGCCGGCCCCTGGCTGACGATGGTCGGCGCCCGGCTCATGGCCCGGCGCGCCAGCCGACCCGCCGCGCTCATCGCCGCGCGACGCCTCGCCGACAACCCGAAGGCCGGCTTCCGGGCGATCAGCGGCATCATGCTCGCGCTCTTCGTCACGAGCGTGGCCGTCGGCGTGATCACCACGATCGTCGCCAACCGCGGCCCGGCGCCGATCGGCTCGACCGACGCCGGCACCCTGTCCACCGTCTTCGTCGAGAACCCGCCGCGGTCGGTGCCCGACACGGTACTGGCCGACCTGCGCTCGATCCCCGGCGTGCAGACCGCGACCGTGGTCCGCGAGAACCCGGTCAATGCCGGCGCCCACGAACCCGGGGTGGTCGCGTGCACCGACATCCCGAAGGCGTACGGCCGGTGCGCCGACGGCGCCACGGTCGCCGAAGTACCGATGGACTTCATCCCCTTCCGCGGATCGGCGTCGGCAACGAGGATGTGGCCCGCCGCGTCGGTGCCGCTCGGCGACCTCCAGCGGTTGCCGGTGACGTCCCTCGTCGTCGGCACGGACGGTTCGGCCGCCGCGCTGGAACGCTCGCGCACCGTCCTCGAGTCGGCCTACCCGACCTTCTGGGTGGCCCCGAACGTTCCCGGCGATTTCGAGTCGGACTTCGCCGACACGCTGCGTGGCTGGCAGCAACTGGCCAACGTCATCATCATCGCCAGCCTCGCGCTCGCCGGCTGCAGTCTCGCGGTCAGCGTGGTCGGCGGTCTCAGCGAGCGCAAGCGCCCGTTCAGCCTGCTCCGCCTCAGCGGCGCGCCGGTCCGGGTCCTGCGCCGCGTGGTGGCGCTCGAAACCGCCGTACCGATGCTCGCCGTCGCGGTGGTCGCGGTCGGGATGGGCTTCCTCGCCGCACAACTGTTCCTCAAGGCGCAGATGGAGTACACCCTCACCGCGCCGAGCGTGGGGTTCTACGCGATCGTCGCCGTCGGGCTGGCGGCCTGCCTCGGCATCATCGCCTCCACCCTGCCGCTGCTGGAGCGCATCACCGGCCCGGAGACCGCACGCAGCGAATAG
- a CDS encoding PadR family transcriptional regulator — translation MSVPLTLLGLLEREPSHGYDLKRDYDAYFGRGKPLPFGQVYSTLSRLARDGKVVISEVGPGAGPDRKRYIITDLGATEVEQWLTQPVDPEPHLQTVLFAKVVLALMLDRPAGEYLDTQRAAHLQRMRELTEVKRTGSLVDALLADHGLYHLEADLRWIEMTGARLDALRKTVKA, via the coding sequence ATGAGCGTTCCCCTAACCCTTCTGGGCCTGCTCGAACGGGAGCCCAGTCACGGGTACGACCTGAAGCGCGACTACGACGCCTACTTCGGGCGCGGCAAGCCACTGCCGTTCGGTCAGGTCTACTCGACCCTCAGCCGGCTGGCCCGCGACGGCAAGGTGGTGATCAGCGAGGTCGGCCCCGGCGCCGGACCCGACCGGAAGCGCTACATCATCACGGATCTGGGCGCGACCGAGGTCGAGCAGTGGCTGACCCAGCCGGTCGATCCGGAGCCGCACCTGCAGACCGTGCTCTTCGCCAAGGTCGTGCTCGCGCTGATGCTGGACCGTCCCGCCGGCGAATACCTCGACACCCAGCGCGCCGCACACCTGCAGCGGATGCGTGAGCTCACCGAGGTCAAGCGCACCGGCAGTCTCGTCGACGCGCTGCTCGCCGACCACGGCCTGTACCACCTGGAGGCCGACCTCCGGTGGATCGAGATGACCGGCGCCCGGCTGGACGCCCTGAGGAAAACGGTGAAGGCATGA
- a CDS encoding M23 family metallopeptidase, whose amino-acid sequence MDRRWWRQATLATVAGAAALVTTPLCLDAGAGAAAAQTSAQGPLPLPTLPLPSLTVSLPPVTPPAVTLPPIKPPSIKLPTVKPPTVPSASPPAGEPTPPANTPPTAARPPQVGVPGPADNGGSMVDPGSAAAVIAADPGADLYPQPPVDAAGTPQARQVAGLSDVQHRIQYLQNILARTRDDLTRVQRGPDPVLQLLTALTAGGDADAASPFAVADSADVVDTPTGRAVALSGAIASGQAELTRRQQEEARLQQEINRRVRRVPAAAAPARSVATAGGAPLGRPLSGRLTSEFGTRFDPYYHVWQLHPGVDLAAPIGTPIVAVADGRVSRAGWYGGYGNYTCIDHGRADGQRLSTCYGHQSKLLVSPGQRVRAGQVIGLVGSTGASTGPHLHFEVRLGGRPVDPLPWI is encoded by the coding sequence ATGGACCGACGGTGGTGGAGGCAGGCCACGCTGGCGACCGTCGCCGGGGCGGCGGCACTGGTGACGACGCCGCTCTGCCTGGATGCCGGGGCGGGGGCCGCCGCGGCGCAGACCTCGGCGCAGGGGCCGCTGCCCCTGCCGACCCTGCCCCTCCCGTCGCTGACCGTGTCGCTGCCGCCGGTGACACCGCCGGCGGTGACGCTGCCGCCCATCAAGCCGCCCTCGATCAAGCTGCCGACGGTGAAGCCGCCGACCGTCCCGTCGGCCAGTCCGCCGGCCGGAGAGCCGACGCCGCCCGCGAATACCCCGCCGACCGCCGCGAGGCCACCGCAGGTGGGCGTCCCCGGCCCGGCTGACAACGGCGGTTCCATGGTGGATCCCGGATCGGCTGCGGCGGTCATCGCGGCCGACCCCGGCGCCGACCTGTACCCGCAGCCGCCCGTCGACGCCGCCGGCACGCCGCAGGCCCGTCAGGTCGCCGGGCTCAGCGACGTCCAGCACCGGATCCAGTACCTGCAGAACATCCTCGCCCGGACCCGCGACGACCTGACCAGGGTGCAGCGCGGACCGGATCCGGTGCTGCAACTGCTGACCGCCCTGACCGCCGGCGGGGATGCGGATGCGGCATCGCCCTTCGCCGTGGCGGACTCCGCGGACGTCGTGGACACCCCCACCGGCCGCGCTGTCGCCCTGTCCGGCGCGATCGCCTCCGGCCAGGCCGAACTCACCCGCCGCCAGCAGGAGGAGGCGCGGCTCCAGCAGGAGATCAACCGTCGCGTACGCAGGGTGCCCGCCGCGGCGGCACCGGCCCGCAGCGTCGCCACGGCCGGCGGGGCGCCGCTCGGCCGTCCGCTGTCCGGCCGGCTCACGAGCGAGTTCGGCACCCGGTTCGACCCCTACTACCACGTGTGGCAGCTGCACCCCGGGGTGGACCTCGCCGCCCCGATCGGCACCCCGATCGTCGCGGTCGCCGACGGGCGGGTGTCCCGCGCCGGCTGGTACGGCGGCTACGGCAACTACACCTGCATTGACCACGGCCGAGCGGACGGGCAGCGACTGTCCACCTGCTACGGCCACCAGTCCAAGCTGCTCGTGTCGCCCGGTCAGCGGGTCCGCGCGGGTCAGGTGATCGGGCTGGTCGGGTCGACGGGCGCCTCCACCGGTCCCCACCTGCACTTCGAGGTACGGCTCGGCGGCCGCCCGGTCGACCCACTGCCCTGGATCTGA
- a CDS encoding AMP-dependent synthetase/ligase, whose amino-acid sequence MRRDVRVAPEVTGGESVGLADVVWENAQRSPDAVQFLRPDPDVRSWPAHRSETGATSAVTCRQFRDDVLALARGLIAAGVEPGARVALMSRTRYEWTLADYALWAIGAVTVPVYDTSSAEQLAWILADSGAVACVVETADHAALLTGVRDGLPELRQVWQIDSGDLIQVAEQGRTVDEDRVEGRRGAVSGGDTATIVYTSGTTGRPKGCVLSHRNIHLDVGNAVALLPELFNPGASTVLFLPLAHAFARMIQVGMVQTRATMVHTASMGGVLDQLRQYRPTFILAVPRVFERVHNRARQKAVDEHRGWLFTVADRVAVRYSRALDTPSGPRPGLRLIRRVLDALVYRKLRAAFGGRCRIAIVGGAPLGERLGHFFRGAGLTALEGYGLTETSPALAANRPSAMRIGTVGRPLPGVELAVADDGEVLVRSDVVFQGYWNNPAATRDTFTADGWFRTGDLGSLDDDGFLRITGRTKEIMVTAAGKNVAPAPIEDQVRAHPLVSQAMLVGDAKPYVAAVISIDQHAWQRWRSAHGRPDASVAEMRDDPALRGEVQAAIDRANRSVSKPEAIKTFRILPDDFTEASGELTPTLKIRREVVRHRRAGEIDDLYRGH is encoded by the coding sequence ATGCGGCGAGATGTCAGGGTGGCGCCGGAGGTCACCGGCGGTGAGTCGGTGGGGCTGGCCGATGTGGTGTGGGAGAACGCGCAGCGGAGCCCGGACGCGGTGCAGTTCCTGCGCCCGGACCCGGACGTCCGGTCGTGGCCGGCGCACCGGTCGGAGACCGGCGCGACGTCCGCGGTGACCTGCCGACAGTTCCGCGACGACGTGTTGGCGTTGGCGCGTGGGCTCATTGCGGCTGGCGTGGAGCCGGGGGCCCGGGTGGCACTGATGAGCCGGACCCGGTACGAGTGGACGCTGGCCGACTACGCGTTGTGGGCGATCGGGGCGGTGACGGTTCCGGTCTACGACACATCGAGTGCCGAGCAGCTGGCCTGGATCCTCGCCGACTCCGGCGCGGTGGCGTGCGTGGTGGAGACGGCTGACCACGCCGCGCTGCTGACCGGCGTGCGCGACGGGCTGCCGGAACTGCGTCAGGTGTGGCAGATCGATTCCGGTGACCTGATCCAGGTGGCTGAGCAGGGCCGGACGGTCGACGAGGATCGCGTCGAGGGCAGACGTGGCGCGGTGTCGGGCGGGGACACCGCGACGATCGTCTACACCAGCGGGACGACGGGCCGACCGAAAGGCTGCGTGCTGTCGCACCGAAACATCCACCTCGACGTCGGCAACGCGGTCGCGCTGCTGCCGGAGTTGTTCAACCCGGGGGCCTCGACGGTGCTCTTCCTGCCGTTGGCGCACGCCTTCGCCCGGATGATCCAGGTGGGGATGGTGCAGACCCGGGCGACGATGGTGCACACCGCCAGCATGGGCGGCGTGCTGGATCAGCTACGTCAGTACCGGCCGACGTTCATCCTCGCCGTGCCCCGGGTGTTCGAGAGGGTGCACAACCGGGCACGGCAGAAGGCCGTCGACGAACACCGAGGTTGGCTCTTCACCGTCGCGGACCGGGTGGCGGTGCGGTACAGCCGAGCGCTCGACACCCCGTCCGGCCCGCGACCGGGCCTGCGGCTGATCCGGCGTGTCCTCGATGCGCTGGTCTACCGAAAGCTGCGGGCGGCGTTCGGCGGGCGATGCCGCATCGCGATCGTCGGCGGCGCCCCTCTCGGCGAGCGGCTCGGACACTTCTTCCGCGGGGCCGGGCTGACGGCGCTGGAGGGGTACGGGTTGACCGAAACCTCCCCGGCGCTGGCGGCGAACCGGCCCTCGGCGATGCGAATCGGCACCGTCGGCCGACCGCTACCGGGCGTGGAGTTGGCCGTTGCCGACGACGGGGAGGTCCTGGTCCGCAGCGACGTCGTGTTCCAGGGCTACTGGAACAACCCGGCCGCAACCCGCGATACGTTCACCGCCGACGGCTGGTTCCGCACGGGCGACCTCGGCAGCCTCGACGACGACGGCTTTCTGCGGATCACGGGACGCACGAAGGAGATCATGGTGACCGCGGCGGGAAAGAACGTCGCCCCCGCCCCCATCGAGGATCAGGTCCGCGCGCACCCCCTGGTCAGCCAGGCCATGCTCGTCGGTGACGCCAAGCCGTACGTCGCCGCTGTCATCAGCATCGATCAGCATGCGTGGCAGCGGTGGCGGAGCGCGCACGGTCGTCCGGACGCCTCGGTGGCGGAGATGCGTGACGACCCCGCCCTGCGCGGCGAAGTCCAGGCCGCGATCGACCGAGCCAACCGGTCGGTCTCCAAGCCGGAGGCGATCAAAACGTTCCGCATCTTGCCCGATGACTTCACCGAGGCCAGCGGTGAGCTCACTCCCACCTTGAAGATCAGACGCGAGGTGGTGCGGCACCGCCGCGCCGGCGAGATCGACGACCTCTACCGCGGCCACTGA
- a CDS encoding ABC transporter ATP-binding protein, with protein sequence MTVVIEARNVMFSFGNTPALRGASIAVDAGEILAIMGPSGSGKSTLLHCLAGILVPDSGEIRFDGARLDSMTETERSSLRRDRFGFVFQFGQLVPELTAVENVALPLLLSGVRRPEALRKAYGWFERLGLDGREQRRSGELSGGQAQRVALARGLVAEPEVLFADEPTGALDSLTGEQVMELLVAAAREQGTTVILVTHEPRVAAYADREVIVRDGRVNAPDRIPS encoded by the coding sequence ATGACCGTCGTGATCGAAGCGCGGAACGTGATGTTCTCGTTCGGCAACACCCCGGCGCTGCGGGGCGCGAGCATCGCCGTGGACGCGGGCGAGATCCTCGCCATCATGGGTCCCAGCGGCTCGGGCAAGTCCACGCTGCTGCACTGCCTGGCCGGCATCCTCGTGCCCGACTCCGGCGAGATCCGGTTCGACGGGGCCCGGCTCGACTCCATGACCGAGACCGAGCGCAGCAGTCTGCGCCGGGACCGCTTCGGGTTCGTCTTCCAGTTCGGCCAGCTCGTCCCCGAGCTCACCGCGGTGGAGAACGTCGCCCTGCCGCTGCTGCTCAGCGGGGTCCGCCGGCCGGAGGCGCTGCGCAAGGCGTACGGCTGGTTCGAGCGCCTCGGCCTGGACGGCAGGGAGCAGCGCCGGTCGGGGGAGCTGTCCGGGGGTCAGGCGCAACGCGTCGCCCTCGCCCGCGGCCTGGTCGCCGAGCCGGAGGTCCTCTTCGCCGACGAGCCGACCGGTGCGCTCGACTCGCTCACCGGCGAACAGGTCATGGAGCTGCTGGTCGCCGCGGCCCGCGAGCAGGGCACCACGGTCATTCTGGTCACCCACGAGCCACGGGTCGCCGCGTACGCCGACCGCGAGGTCATCGTCCGGGACGGGCGCGTGAACGCGCCGGACCGGATCCCGTCATGA
- a CDS encoding GH39 family glycosyl hydrolase: MTNVNDQQPSARSDWEARIARHSDDSGVRPAPQLPPPAGLTATAGVGHVRLSWQQVDGAAGYLVHRAPLVDGTPNGEFTPVDHLGGDVLAVPDTWYVDTTGEPGQPYAYAVASVPEVTLTGPLSEPVRATAEPAGAEPPTVSLLLDAAAEGSPLHRPWRPMIGSERLSQLLCRDTSGGREIGPELLAALRRVHDEIGVETVRAHAILHDDLGVYREVDGQPVHDFSRVDEVYDLVLSVGLRPVVEVGFMPRDLASDPERTVFGYRGVISPPRDWDRWADLVRALVAHLLDRYGEQVLGWDFEVWNEANLEVFWSGSREEWMRLYDVTARAVKDVDPRIPVGGPSSAAAGWVDALLEHVAASGAPVDFVSTHTYGSPPLDLRPALARLGVPDARILWTEWGVTPTHFHPVNDGASAAAFLLTGMRSAAGRVDALSYWVASDHFEELGRPPRLLHGGFGLITVGGIAKPRYHALWMLAQLGDTELPVTADGDGAAGLVQTWASRRDDGSLAILVWNSTLDQSRRDGAAALARRVRLTVDGAAGRPAIVTRLDREHGDVTSLAERLGIGDWPTDEQWEALHAADSLPAEKVQSATDGGDACVIDLALPQPGVVLVEVAPA; the protein is encoded by the coding sequence GTGACGAACGTCAACGACCAGCAGCCGTCCGCCCGATCCGACTGGGAGGCCCGCATCGCCCGGCACAGCGACGACAGTGGGGTACGGCCAGCACCGCAGCTGCCGCCGCCGGCCGGGCTGACCGCCACCGCGGGCGTCGGCCACGTACGCCTCTCCTGGCAGCAAGTGGACGGCGCCGCGGGCTACCTCGTGCACCGCGCCCCACTGGTCGACGGCACGCCGAACGGTGAGTTCACCCCGGTCGACCACCTCGGCGGTGACGTCCTCGCCGTGCCCGACACCTGGTACGTGGACACCACCGGCGAGCCCGGCCAGCCGTACGCCTACGCCGTCGCCTCCGTACCGGAGGTGACCCTCACCGGCCCGCTGAGCGAACCGGTGCGGGCCACCGCTGAGCCGGCCGGCGCCGAGCCGCCGACGGTGTCGCTGCTGCTCGACGCCGCCGCCGAGGGGTCGCCGCTACACCGGCCGTGGCGGCCGATGATCGGCAGCGAGCGACTGTCCCAACTGCTGTGCCGGGACACCTCGGGTGGCCGGGAGATCGGACCGGAGTTGCTGGCCGCCCTGCGCCGGGTCCACGACGAGATCGGCGTCGAGACCGTCCGCGCACACGCGATCCTGCACGACGACCTCGGCGTCTACCGCGAGGTGGACGGGCAGCCGGTCCACGACTTCAGCCGCGTGGACGAGGTCTACGACCTGGTCCTCTCCGTGGGCCTGCGGCCGGTGGTCGAGGTCGGCTTCATGCCCCGGGATCTCGCCAGCGATCCCGAGCGCACGGTGTTCGGCTACCGAGGAGTGATCTCCCCGCCCCGGGACTGGGACCGCTGGGCCGACCTCGTCCGCGCCCTCGTCGCCCACCTGCTCGACCGCTACGGCGAGCAGGTGCTCGGCTGGGACTTCGAGGTGTGGAACGAAGCCAACCTCGAGGTGTTCTGGTCGGGCAGCCGGGAGGAGTGGATGCGCCTGTACGACGTCACGGCCCGCGCGGTCAAGGATGTCGACCCCCGCATCCCGGTCGGCGGCCCGTCGTCAGCGGCGGCCGGCTGGGTGGACGCCCTGCTGGAACACGTCGCCGCCTCCGGCGCCCCGGTGGACTTCGTCTCCACCCACACCTACGGCAGTCCCCCACTGGACCTGCGGCCCGCTCTCGCCCGGCTGGGCGTGCCGGACGCGCGGATCCTGTGGACCGAGTGGGGGGTGACCCCCACCCACTTCCACCCGGTCAACGACGGGGCGTCCGCCGCGGCCTTCCTGCTCACCGGCATGCGGTCGGCGGCGGGCCGGGTCGACGCGCTGTCCTACTGGGTGGCCAGCGACCACTTCGAGGAACTCGGCCGGCCACCCCGGCTGCTGCACGGCGGCTTCGGGCTGATCACCGTGGGCGGTATCGCGAAGCCCCGCTACCACGCCCTGTGGATGCTCGCCCAGCTCGGCGACACCGAGCTGCCGGTGACCGCCGACGGCGACGGCGCGGCGGGCCTGGTGCAAACCTGGGCCAGCCGGCGCGACGACGGCAGCCTGGCGATCCTGGTCTGGAACAGCACCCTCGACCAGTCCAGGCGCGACGGTGCCGCGGCGCTGGCCCGGCGCGTCCGGCTGACCGTCGACGGGGCCGCCGGCCGGCCGGCGATCGTGACGCGGCTCGATCGGGAGCACGGCGACGTCACCAGCCTCGCCGAGCGACTCGGGATCGGCGACTGGCCCACCGACGAGCAGTGGGAGGCGCTGCACGCCGCCGACAGCCTGCCGGCGGAAAAGGTGCAGTCGGCGACCGACGGCGGCGACGCCTGCGTCATCGACCTCGCACTACCGCAACCCGGCGTGGTCCTGGTCGAGGTCGCCCCGGCCTGA
- a CDS encoding glucoamylase family protein, with product MIRPCRIAVAAALSLTLATPGEASAAAAPPHGPRAQTATTAVTPDSITTWSIDTWRSMAAMADPRTGLPADNIGGTLAPASRARYTSPTNIGAYIWSAIAARKLHVIGEQEQVQRISRALDSLGRLERHADSGMFYNWYDPSTLQLLRTWPENGSTVYPFVSSVDNAWLAAALMIVHNGVPQLRDKSDPLLDAMDFGFYYDSQARGPDVPVGLMRGGFWVEPPPGCSTKGNYEHRGPDVYYTCHTYGAFNSETRMISYVAIALGQVPPAHYFAPWRTFPDTCDWSWQEMRPVGEWRDYLGVPVFEGAYRYRGLQFVPTWGGDMFEALMPDMFVPEEQWGPNSWARNHPVYVRGQIEHGMNDAKYGHWGFSPASDPQGGYREYGVDAMGLDTNGYTSDEERTSVDYGFEGCPGRAAQPLPTAYGDGVVTPHAVFLAMRYAPADAQAELTRLRSQFDSYGPGGFYDSVAVHSGTVAKRYLALDQGMIMAALGNLYGGDILRKEFTRGGAERLLRPVMRIEEFSVPARQ from the coding sequence ATGATCCGTCCCTGCCGTATCGCCGTGGCGGCGGCGCTCTCGCTCACCCTCGCAACGCCCGGCGAGGCCAGCGCCGCCGCGGCGCCACCGCACGGCCCGCGGGCGCAGACGGCCACGACGGCCGTCACGCCGGACAGCATCACCACGTGGTCCATCGATACGTGGCGGTCGATGGCCGCGATGGCCGATCCGCGTACCGGGCTGCCCGCCGACAACATCGGTGGCACCCTCGCTCCGGCAAGCCGCGCCCGCTACACCTCGCCCACCAACATCGGGGCGTACATCTGGTCGGCCATCGCCGCCCGCAAGCTGCACGTCATCGGAGAACAGGAGCAGGTGCAGCGCATCTCGCGCGCCCTCGACTCGCTCGGCAGGCTGGAGCGGCACGCCGACTCCGGCATGTTCTACAACTGGTATGACCCGTCCACCCTGCAACTGCTGCGGACCTGGCCGGAGAACGGCTCGACGGTCTACCCCTTCGTGTCCAGCGTCGACAACGCCTGGCTGGCTGCCGCCCTGATGATCGTGCACAACGGGGTGCCGCAACTGCGCGACAAGTCCGATCCGCTGCTCGACGCCATGGACTTCGGGTTCTATTACGACTCCCAGGCGCGCGGGCCGGACGTGCCGGTCGGGCTGATGCGCGGCGGCTTCTGGGTCGAGCCGCCCCCCGGCTGCTCGACCAAGGGCAACTACGAGCACCGCGGTCCGGACGTCTACTACACCTGCCACACGTACGGGGCGTTCAACAGTGAGACCCGGATGATCAGCTACGTGGCGATCGCGCTCGGCCAGGTGCCGCCCGCCCACTACTTCGCGCCGTGGCGTACCTTCCCCGACACCTGCGACTGGTCGTGGCAGGAGATGCGTCCGGTCGGCGAGTGGCGGGACTACCTGGGCGTGCCGGTCTTCGAGGGCGCCTACCGCTACCGGGGCCTGCAGTTCGTGCCGACCTGGGGCGGTGACATGTTCGAGGCTCTCATGCCGGACATGTTCGTGCCCGAGGAGCAGTGGGGCCCGAACAGTTGGGCCCGGAACCACCCGGTCTACGTGCGCGGCCAGATCGAGCACGGCATGAACGACGCGAAGTACGGCCACTGGGGCTTCTCGCCGGCCTCGGATCCGCAAGGCGGGTACCGCGAGTACGGCGTGGACGCCATGGGGCTCGACACCAACGGCTACACCAGCGACGAGGAGCGCACCAGCGTCGACTACGGCTTCGAGGGCTGCCCCGGGCGAGCCGCCCAGCCGTTGCCCACCGCGTACGGCGACGGGGTGGTGACCCCGCACGCGGTGTTCCTGGCCATGCGGTACGCGCCAGCCGACGCGCAGGCCGAGCTGACGCGGCTGCGCAGCCAGTTCGACAGCTACGGACCGGGCGGCTTCTACGACTCGGTGGCCGTGCACAGCGGCACCGTCGCGAAGCGGTATCTGGCGCTGGACCAGGGCATGATCATGGCGGCGCTCGGCAACCTGTACGGCGGCGACATCCTGCGGAAGGAGTTCACCCGCGGCGGTGCCGAGCGGCTCCTGCGCCCGGTGATGCGGATCGAGGAGTTCTCCGTACCCGCGCGACAGTAG